CGATATTGTCGATAATGAGTTCGCGGTCCTTTTCTGGAATGACTTCGCGGATCTTGTCCTCGACCTGCTGGAATATCGCTTCGGTGCTTTCGATGCGGGTCCCGGCGGGCGCACGAACGTGAAGCTGGATCTGGCCGCCGTCGATCAGCGGGAAGAAATCCCGCCCGACGAAAACGAGCATCGTGGCGCCGAGGCCGAGTATTACAACGGCGACAACAGGTACGATGACCCGCCGGCGAAGCAAGAGGGCAAGCAGGTCCATATAACCACCGCGCAGCCGCTCGAAGCCGCGCTCGAATGCGACGGACATGCGGGAGAACAAACCTGCCGGCGCGCCGCCGCCTCCGTGACGACGCTCGCCCTTGAGCAGCAAGCCGATCGTAATCGGCGTCAGGGTCCGCGACAAACCGTATGAAGCAAGCATCGCAAACACGACAGCGAGGCCAAGCGGAGTGAACAGGTATTTCGCCGGTCCGTCGAGAAATATCACCGACGTAAACACGCAGCTGATGGCTAGCGTCGAAACCAGCGTCGGCACCGCGATCTCGGCAGCGCCGTGCAGGGTCGCCTCGGAAAGCGGCATGCCTTCTTCGGTCCACAGACGGTGGGTGTTCTCGATGGTCACGGTCGAATCGTCAACCAGGATGCCGACCGCCAGCGCAAGACCGCCCAAGGTCATGGTATTCAAGGTCTCGCCGAGAAAATACAGCACCACGAGCGACGACAGAATCGCCAGCGGAATTGAAATCATTACCACCAGGGTCGATCGCCAGGAGCCGAGGAATACGAGGATCATCAACGCGGTAAGGCCCGCCGCGATGGCGCCTTCCCGCAGCACGCCGGTCACCGAGTTCGTCACGAATACCGACTGATCGAACAACTGGGTGATCTTGAGTCCGGCAGGCAAGGCGGCGCGGGTCGCGTCCAGCACTCTCTTGACGCCGCCGACGACCGCCAGAGTGGATGCGTTGCCGTTCTTGATGACGCTGAGCAAAACCGAACGGTGGCCGTCCTCGCGCACGATGTTCTGCTGCACCAGCGATCCGTCGCGTACTTGTGCCACGTCCTTCAACAAGATGGTGGCGCCGTTGACGAACTTAACCGGCATTTGGTTGAGATCGTCGATCGATGCCGGTGTCGCGTTGGTTCGCACCGTGTATTGGGTTTCTCCGATCTTCGCGGTTCCCGACGGCAGCGTCAGGTTCTGGGTATTGACCGCATTCACGATGTCGAGCGGCGTTAGCCCCCGGGACAGCAGCTTGTCCGGGTCGATATCGACCATGATCTGCCGATACTTTCCACCTGCCGGCGTCGGCAGCGTGACGCCGGGAACCGGTGCCAGTTCCTGGCGAACGCGGTAGATGCCGAAGTCGTAGAGCTGCTGCTCGCTCAGGCTGTCAGAATTGAGGCTGAGCTGCAACACGGGAACGCTCGACGCATTGAACTGCACCACGATCGGCGGCTCGATCCCGGGCGGCATCAGCGCGCGAATCGAATTCGTCGCAGACACGATTTGCGCGATAGCGAGGTCGAGATTGACGTCGGGCTGGAAGTAGAGCTTCTGGATCGACAGACCATTGAGGGTCTGCACTTCCATGTTCTTGATGCCGTTGACGTTCGCGCTGATGGAATACTGGCTGTAGGTGCTGACGCGCTGCTCCATTTCCGGCGTGGTGAGGCCGGTGTATTGCCATATGACAGTCACCACCGGGATGCGAATTTCCGGAAAGATATCCGTCGGCATCGATCGGATCGCGGCCACGCCGAGAAACAGGATCAGCACTGCGACCACGTAGAACGTGTGCGGAAACCTCAGCGCAAAACGAACAATGCCCATGATTTATCCTTGCAATAAAGTCCGGGCAAACGGCCCGCTGCCCACGCCGCTATTGCGACATCTTCATCCCGCCAGGAACGGCCGAGCCACCCATCGGAGACGGTTGCGGTGACAGCTGCACGCCGGGCTGCTCCGTCGATTGCCTCCCGGACGACAGCCGTTCACCCACGGCGTTCCGCATTGCCTTGATCTCCTTCTGCTGTGCCGCAACGATCTCCTGCGCCAGCTGACGAAGCTGCGCGTTATGTCCGTATTTCAATTCTGCCTTCGCCATGTCGACGGCGCCTTGATGGTGCGGCACCATCATTGCGACGAAATCCCTATCGACGTCGCCAGTCGGCTTGACCGTCATGTCCGCCATCATCCTGTTCATGGCGGCGACGTTCTCCGAAAGGAACGGCTGCTCCTCTGAATGATTGGCCCAGTCCGCCACATACTGGATGGGCATGGGCCTACCGAGGTGATCCCTCTTCGCCGGATCGTCCGCAAGGGCGAACGATGTCGCTGCGACCGACGCCGTGGTTGCCAGCGAGATGATGCGCTTGCGCATAAAGGATCGCGAGAACAGAACCATCTTTACCTCCGGACACAGCCAAGTGTTGCGTGCGTCGACTTTTTCCACGGCCACGCTTTTGAGTTTCCCAGGCATCGTCTTTGGAGGGGCGCCCCCAACGAGACTTCCGGCAACGCAACACGGCCGGACGCCAGTTTGAACAATGGTCTCGGATCAACACGTTCTCAATTAAAAACCGATTTAGAATTCCAAGCTGGTCTCTTGCCGTCACACAACGCACCTATCTCACGCCACGTTGAAACGAGGTGAGTTATTGTTACTTTGATCGGTCGACCGCGGCTCCATCTCCTATAGCGAAGCCAAACGTTATTGGCTTTTCATATCCAACGGAGAAATCGAATGACCAAGCTGAAACTTCTGTCGGCCGCGCTGATGACCGCAGCCACGCTCGCAGCTCCTGCCATGGCTCGCGAGAGCAGCGCCGCTTCGCGGCACCAGGCTAATGCGACCACCACGTCCGGCGCGACCTATGTTGACGGTCGTGCCTGCATCCCGGCTCCGGCCGTCGGCGCATTTGCCACGCAGCCCTGGGATAACGGTGCCCCCTGCGAACCGACGTCGGTTAACTGATCCGTCCGGATCAACGACCGGCCTGGCAATTTCGCTGGTGCCAAGTAACAGATCCGGATCGATAGCGGTCCGGACTGGGCGCTTACGTTACCGCACTCGAAGAGGTCGGACTGGCATTGAAGTTCTGTCAGCCCTGCTTTCTTTCTCGTGTCCAATCATGCCTTTCGAGAACCGAACACGTCGGAGCGCTTGAGCTTTACGCGCAATCAACGCATCACGGCTGCGCAAGACTTTCGACGCTGGTCTCGACGCAGGTCATTGCTGCTCGCCAGCTGGCGCGGCAGACCGAACGACATCCTGTAGCCCCCTGGAGAACAACCATGCTGATCCACCTGCCGATCGTTATCCTGGCTTCCCTGCACCCCATCGCTGGCGCCAACGCCGTTCCGCAATTCGATATCGCGCGGGAGTGCCGGGACGAAGGCGACACAAAGGAAATGCAACAGCGATGCACGGACGATGAGGCACAAGCGCGCAAACAACTTCAGGCGGAATGGATGCAATTCAGTCCCCGGCGCCATAATCCAGTGCAACGGGGAAACCAACATCGACAGTACCCCCAGTTATGTTGAACTGCAGACGTGCCTCGAAATGGAGAGAGACGTGAGGGTTGAAAGAGAGGCTGAGACGCCGAAGTAACGTTGACCGCGTCCATCGCGGATCGCTTAGCTCAATTGTCGTAGCAATGAAAAATGGCCAGGTGGGAAAGAGCCTCCGGGACGCTTGCCGAATAGGTCCTATTTCGGCGCTCTCATCTCAATTTCTGAGGAAAGTCGTTCCGTAGAGTCGGCGCCGTGGACGCTTCCGGCGTCCACGGTGCCGTTTGCTGCGGGGGAGTATCGGCGACACGATCAGGCCGCTTTGGCGAGTTGTCCATGCGGATCGATGACGAATTTGCTTGCGATGCCGGCGTCGAATGATTTGTAACCTTCCGGCGCCTGCTCGAGATCGATCACCTTAACATTGACGATCTTGGCGATGGGCAGTCTGTCCCAAAGTATCGCCTGCATGAGCTGGCGATTGTATTTCAGCACCGGCGTCTGGCCGGTGTGCAGAGAATGGGACTTTGCCCAGCCGAGACCGAAGCGCAGGCTGAGGTTACCCTGTTTGGCCGCCTGATCCTTTGCGCCCGGATCGTCGGTGACATACAAGCCGGGAATACCGATCGCGCCGGCTGCGCGGGTGATCTCCATCAGGCTGTTCAGCACGACCGCAGGCGCTTCAATTAACTGTCCGGTTGCTCCTTGCGCCTTTGCTTCGAAGCCGACGCAGTCGATCGCGCAGTCGACTTCGGGAACGCCGAGGACATCTGCAACCAGTTCGCCCAGGCGATCGTGCCTGGTGAGGTCGACCGGCTCGAAGCCAACGCTCCTGGCATGGGCAAGTCGCTCCTGGTTCATGTCGCCGATCAGCACCGCTGCTGCGCCAAGGATGCGCGCAGACGCCGCGGCCGCGAGGCCGACCGGCCCCGCACCGGCGACATACACCGTCGACCCGACGCCGACCTTGGCCGTCACGGCCCCGTGAAATCCCGTCGGCAGAATATCGGAAAGGCAGGTCAGATCACGGATCTTTTCCATCGCGTGCGCCTTGTCCGGAAACTTCAGCAGGTTGAAATCTGCGTAAGGCACCATCACGTATTCGGCCTGCCCGCCGATCCATCCACCCATGTCGACATATCCGAATGCGCCCCCGGCGCGGTCGGAGTTGACGTGAAGGCAGACGCCGGTGTCGCCCTCTCGACAGGTCCGGCAGCGACCGCACGCCACGTTGAAAGGCACCGATACGAGGTCGCCGACCTTGAGATACTCGACGTCTCGGCCTTTCTCGATCACCTCGCCGGTGATCTCGTGTCCGAGGACCATCCCGGCCGGCGCCGTCGTGCGGCCCCGGACCATGTGCTGGTCGGAACCGCAGATATTCGTCGTTACGACCCTGAGGATGACACCGTGGTCAATCGCCTTCCCCGCCGGATTGCGGAAAGACGGAAAGTCGATGTTCTGAACCTCGACGCTGCCGGGCTTGATGTAGACAACGCCACGATTGGAATTGGAAGCCATCTGCAATCTCCTCTGGGTCTCACTGCCAGACTTGCCGAACGCGGATTTGCGGACGGATCCAGGGATGTCATCCCGTGCCGGCAGCAACCGGTTGAAAGGAATTGGCGATGCGCCGCCGAACGACTTTCCCCGTCTTGCTGCGACCCGCCCGAGATTGCGCCAATTCTCGTCGGCATTCCCGCCTGGTCGGATGCGTCGCACCTCGTTAGCAACCACTAACGTCCTGGACTTCGATTCGCAGAATTTGTGTGTCCGAAGTCGATATGGCCAATAAGCCAAGTTCGGAGAGAAGCCTCATTCACTTGCTCGGTGAGCCGAGTAGAAGCCTACCCGCCACTTTGTGGCTTGGCGGCCAGACGCAGGACGCTCATTCCGCATCCAACCACGGCGAACACCGCACCAAGCGCCAGCGCAAACGTGGCGCCCTCGCGACCGACGAGACCAAAACACAGCGCCGCAAGCGCGGCTCCGATCGTCTGTCCCATCAGGCGCGCCGTCGCCACCGTGCCGCTCGCGCTTCCAGCACGATCGGCCGGCGCGCTGGACATCAAGGCCTTCATATTCGGCGCCTGAAAAAAGCCAAATCCGCATCCACAGATGGCCATGCGCCAGGCGATATCCATGACATGCGGGTTCTGCGGAAGCATCGCCAGCAGAACCATCCCCAGGCTGAGCAACGCAAGCCCGAGGCCGCCGAGAATTCCGGCGGGATGGCGGTCGGATAAACGTCCGGCGATCGGCGCCATGATGGCCACCACAAGGGGCCAGGGGGTCATGAAAAATCCGGTTTCGACCTGCGAACGGCCAAGAATGTCCTCGAAGTAAAATGGCAGGGAGACAAAAGCCAGGCCCTGGACTGCAAAGGAGCAGATCGCGGTGGCCGTGGACAGAGCGAAGATCGGCCTGCGAAACAGGTCGATCGGCAGTACCGGCGCGGGAGACTCCGCCTGCCTGCTGATCAGAGCCCAACCAAGCAGTACGGCGGAGGCAAGCTCGATCGATATGAGCCCAGCCCGCTCGTGATGGGCAGCGCTTCCGATACCGAGAATGAAAAGGCCGAGACAGCCCGCAGCCATCAGCGCGCCGGCAAAATCGAAGGCGTACGCCGCTCTTGGGGTGCGCGGCAATGTCTTCAAACCGACCAGAATCGCGACGACGCCAAAGGGAATGTTGACGGCAAACAGCCAGGTCCACGGCCCAATCGCGAGAATGCCCGACGCAATCGTCGGGCCGATCGTGAAAGCAGTCGCGACGACTAATGCATTGTATCCGAAACCCCGACCCTGCAAGCGGCCCGGATAAACGAAGCGGACCAATGCCGTATTCACACTCATGATACCACCAGCGCCGAGACCCTGAAGCGTGCGCGCCGTCAGCAGGCTGGGCAACGACCATGCACATGCACAGAGAACCGACGCCAGCGTGAACAGCAGAAGACCCCCGAGATAGATTCGGTGGTGACCGATGACCTCGCCAAACGCGGCGAGCGGCAACAGCGTTGCGACCATGGCGATCTGATAGACGTTCACCACCCAGATGACATCGGCGGGGCCGGCATGAAGATCGGCAGCGACAGCGGGGAGAGCGATGTTCGCGATCGCCGTGTCCAAAGACGCCATTGCCAGGGCCGTGAAGATGGCAGCGGCGGCCCATCTCCGGCGGTCCACAGCCAGACCATCGAGTGCAACCGGCTCATTCGCCGAAATTGTTTCCGCCGACATGCGAGTTCTCCCATATGCAGCATGCGCGAGCCATCAATCGTCGTCCGGACCGTAATAGCTGTTCAGCAGATGGTACTGACCACCTTTTCTTCCGTAAACCTGATGCAGGCATCTGCCTTGGGTACAGATGCCGGCCTGGGTACCGCAGCGAAGGCGCCCGAAATGCAAAACGAGAATTTTCGAGTTCGCGAAATAGCCGGCGAAATACGGCTGAGCCACCAGGTCGGGTCCACACATTCGCGATAGCGTCTTATGGACTTCCGGCGGCAATACGCTGACATTTCCGGCATCCCATGTCTTGTCCTCGAAGGAACTCGCGCGGGCAAACGTCGGCGTTGACTGGCCGAGAAAGCCGAGCAGAATCGTCCATGTGACGAGACGAGCAACCACAATCATCCTCTCACGTTTCGGGTTCAGCGAATTCGCTCTAGCCGCCGCGGACATTTTGAATGATCGATATCGCGTCGCTGGCCGGGAAGGTATGTCTAAGGGCTTCGTCAAGTCGTTGATCTGCAAGTTCCCGATCCGTATTTCGCGCTCTCCGCTTCGCGGAACGTGATTTTCCCTGATCCCTGATCGGACGCTTACTCGACGACCGGTCGCTCCTGACACTCATTGGCGCTCCTTATTCGGACTCGAGTTCGGACGAACGGGTCGCATTTGACGTTGAGCCGACCCCTTGCATCCATCAATAGGTCGGAACCGAGAGGTACCCACAAGAACAAGCTTCTGCAGCTCGTCTCGCGACTTGGCCTCAAGCATGCCGGCCGCATTCAAAGAGGAACCAGGCTCGCCCCTCTGCTTCATCAATCCAGTTCTCCAGCAGGCTCGCCGTGGCCACATCCCCTGCCTCGTCACAGAGCGAATGCACCTCGCGCATGTTCCGCGTCAGTGTTTTGTTGTCTTCCCGGAGTTCAACGATCATGTCGAACGGCTTAACGTATTCAGCATCGTTGTCCACGATGCGCTGAAAACGCGAAATCTGCCCGATGGAACGAAGGGTCCCTCCTCCCAGCTTTCGTGCCCGCTCGGCAATGGCGTCCGTCATCGACAAAATCTGTTGGCCTTGATCGTCGAGCATCAAATGATAATCGCGGAAGTGCGGACCAGACATATGCCAATGAAAGTTTTTTGTTTTTAGATACAGCACAAACACGTCTGCGAGCAGTGGAAGCAACGCTTGCGAAACGTCATGAGCGGCTTTTTCAGAAAGAGTCTCAGGAGTCTTGAGTGACGCTCTGTCCAACATAACCGTGACCTCGTCGATGATTGGCTTGACCGGAAGCAGACAGCGCGGATGTCTGAATTGCCGCGCCCACCGCACCACCTACAAATCCATCCTGGCCTCGAGCTTTTCAATTAAATAGAAATTTAGCCCTGCGCGGATCAACGGATGAAGTGTGCCAGCGGGTCGCGGCTTCCGCAGGCCCGGGGACCGTCAGCGCATGCAGCGAGAAGGCAGATATCGCGGCAGCTGATCCAGAATGAATTCGTATTTAGTCGACAAGCGCGCCCGACGCCCTATCTCCGCCTGATCTCCAAGGTGTTGCACGTTACGTCGGCCGAGCGTTTGTCAATGACGAGAGCGGTATGGGATTTCCGGCAATGACCTCTTTCTACCAATTGGGCATTCTCGCAGCATCGCGTGGCGAGGGCCTGCATCCAAAGCTCCAGGCCTTGCTTGAGCGTACGGCCGCCTCTCCGTTTTCGGAGGTCTCGTTGCGCCGTGATGGGATGATCCAGGCGGGACCGAGTCCAAATTCGGAAGGCGCCCCGTCAGGGATCAACGTGACGCCGTTCGCGCGAGAATTGACCCGCCCGGTTGTCGCTGCTGCGCCGGAACCGCAAATGCAAAAGGGCCGCTTGAATTGCACGGTTCGAGAGTAGTAGGCGCGTAGGCATACCCCAACCAAAAGCGAATTCATGCTACGCACGCATCGGCGATTGGCAAAGCAATTGGAAGACCATAGCTCGAATACTAAAATCGAATTTACTTGAGCTGAACGGCGTTGTCGCGATGTTGATCTCGTCGCTGGATGTATCCGCGAAAGCTGCCGTGGATTGCCGCTATGAATCGAAAGGCCCGTTGGATGACAGACAGCGAAATTGCAACCAATCTTCAGAGGTTGCCGGAAGCGCCAATCAATTCTCACGACGAACTCCTCCTCTGGCACGTTCTTCATCGTCTTGAGGTGACATATTGGTACGACGTTGACGTCAACGAAGGGCGCACTGCCCATGAATTCTTCACTCCGGACGCCGTGAAGATAGTGGGTCACAACCGGTTTGAAGGGCGTGAACAAATCCGGGCATTTTATGAATGGCGTGCTCGCCAAAGCGGCCCGGAGGCGGTGCGTCAACTGGGAATTAGCGGCCTGAGAGCCGTGCGTCACCTGGTCTCCAATCTATATGTCGCGTCGAGCAGCGAACGTTGCGCGACTGTGCGGGGCATCGTAACTTTCTATGGTGGTGCGTCGAAGCATCAATCAAATCCCCCTATGGTGGCAGATTTCATCAATGAGTGTGTATTGAACAACGACGACGTGTGGCAATTCAAATCACACACACTCCGGCCGGTATTCATGAGTAAAGTGACGCCTCAGGAAATGCTGATCGACCCCAATTTCCTAAAGCACACGTAAGCGACCAGATGGATCATCGCGGCGACCGATCCAAAACCGGGCCGATATTATTCGTCTGGGCCAGGGCGAAATGCGACTGACACTAATTTTTTTGCGGAACGTTCGCTTCAGCACCGCACGCCGTCGGGATTGGCGACCATCAACCTAAGAGAGAGGCGGCGCTGCCGTTGTACAGCCACTGCCGGGTCTCTTCGTCGGTCCATCCGGGAACCGCGAATCGCGACGTGGGACCGGTAACACGCTGGACCGGGCGTGAGTGACCCTCGCGCGGTTGGAAGCGATGCAGCGGCGCGGCGTTGACGGAAGCACCCAAAGTGATCAAAAGGCCTATGGCCAGAGCCGCTCGCATCGCATTTGCCCAGGTATCATCGATATGACGATATGTGCGAACGTGCGACCACCTTCCCAAGCTGAAACGACTTCACGATTGGTAAAATTCCTTTGATGCCTGGCTGTCCGCCCTTCAAACGCACGGATTAAAATTCAATTTAGTGGTGCCGGCGGATTGCCAACCTACATCAGCTCCGCGTGCATCGAGTAACGAACTGCGCAAAACATGAACGTTCACGCTCGAACAACAAACGGACGCCGTGACTTGATACCCGTGATTATAGCTGTGATCGTCGCAATCGTGGGTACGGCCGGTATCCTCAACGACTTGCGCCCAGGCAACGATCCGCACGATAGCGGCAAAGCGAGGATGATCACGTCCGCGGCAGTGTCGAGGATCGGCCCAATCGAAATCCCTTCAGATCCGCCTGCCGGCCGGCGCCAACCAGGGGTCCCGACATGAAAAAGCTTTTCGTTCTTTGCGTCGCCCTTTGCATTGGCCTTTCAACCGCTGCGGCGTTTGCCCGCGGCGGCGGCATGGGAGGAGCGCATGGCATGGGATCGTCTATGTCCATGATGGGCGGAGGGGCCTTCGGCACCACCGCTGCCGCGCCCGGCACCAACTCGGCGGGCACAGCGCTTGCCTCGGATGGCGTGGGCAGCCCCATGCTTGACATCAAGCCCGCTGTCGACCCTGAAGACAAGAAGATCGACAAAATGATAGATTCGATCTGTCGCGGATGTTGATGCTTCTGCGCTGGGGCGTTGCCCACTCACCTTGAGGGACGTCGAGTTGAGTGAAGCAGACCTAGCGCCGTCCCCCCGAGCCAAACCGAGCCGTCGATCTCATGGATGGTCCCCAGGTTCACTACTTGCCGCTGACTCCGGGATTTTTTTCGATCCTGGTCGTTCTGGCGTTGATGCTGGTCATCCTGATCCAACTCCGTATCCTCAGATATGCCTATATGCGGCTCGGGATAGGTCCGGGGGTTACCCTCATTCTCCTGTTCGGTTCATTGATCGGAAGCTACTTCAATCTTCCGATCACCGTGCTACCCGGTCCGCCGGTTAGGTCGGGGCAAATCGTCAACTTCTTCGGCATGCGCTATGTGGTGCCATTCGTGGTTTCGCCCAGCACTATTTTGGCGGTGAATGTCGGCGGCGCGGTGATTCCGACATTGATGTCCGCCTATCTTGTGCTCCGCTATCGGCTCTGGCCCAGGGCAGCGATCGCCGTCGCCGCAATCGCCTTCATAGTTCATTCCATGGCGACGCCAGTGGCTGGTATCGGCATTGCCGTGCCGGTCTTTGTACCGGTCGTTGCCACGGCGATCCTTGCCCTCGTCCTCTCCCGCGAATATGCAGCGCCGTTGGCTTATATCGGCGGGTCCATGGGAACGCTGATCGGCGCCGATATTCTCAATCTGGACAAGATCGGCAGCCTTGGCGCGCCGATCGCTTCCATCGGTGGCGCGGGGACATTTGACGGCATATTCCTGACCGGCATTTTGGCGGTGTTGCTCGCAGGGCTTGCCTCGCCATCGCGGCTATGGCCGGCGTCGTAGAC
The Bradyrhizobium sp. KBS0727 genome window above contains:
- a CDS encoding efflux RND transporter permease subunit; the protein is MGIVRFALRFPHTFYVVAVLILFLGVAAIRSMPTDIFPEIRIPVVTVIWQYTGLTTPEMEQRVSTYSQYSISANVNGIKNMEVQTLNGLSIQKLYFQPDVNLDLAIAQIVSATNSIRALMPPGIEPPIVVQFNASSVPVLQLSLNSDSLSEQQLYDFGIYRVRQELAPVPGVTLPTPAGGKYRQIMVDIDPDKLLSRGLTPLDIVNAVNTQNLTLPSGTAKIGETQYTVRTNATPASIDDLNQMPVKFVNGATILLKDVAQVRDGSLVQQNIVREDGHRSVLLSVIKNGNASTLAVVGGVKRVLDATRAALPAGLKITQLFDQSVFVTNSVTGVLREGAIAAGLTALMILVFLGSWRSTLVVMISIPLAILSSLVVLYFLGETLNTMTLGGLALAVGILVDDSTVTIENTHRLWTEEGMPLSEATLHGAAEIAVPTLVSTLAISCVFTSVIFLDGPAKYLFTPLGLAVVFAMLASYGLSRTLTPITIGLLLKGERRHGGGGAPAGLFSRMSVAFERGFERLRGGYMDLLALLLRRRVIVPVVAVVILGLGATMLVFVGRDFFPLIDGGQIQLHVRAPAGTRIESTEAIFQQVEDKIREVIPEKDRELIIDNIGLPARAYNLAFADGSTIGINDGVIQVQLKDGHKPTAEYVKKLRQLLPAAFPESTFYFQAADIVTQILNFGLPAQIDVRTVGTGPNNLSVAKELRQRLAAIPGIVDAHLQQEVDGPAFYAQIDRTRAAQLGLNASTIATNINVSLSSSVQVSPNFWTDPTSGIPYYLAVQTPERLVNSLNALGNTPVSTSLAVSGQIVQGMLSNVATFKRDKVATNSNQTNVQPVFDVYASVQGRDLGSVAAEINKVTTELQQKLKAGNSIQVVGQIESMNGAFRDLGIGLLFAAVFVYLLMVVNYQTFGDPFVVILALPVTLCGIVTMLFITGTTLNVPSLMGAIMAVGVASANSILLVTFAREQQLKGHSALEAALSAGRTRIRPVLMTAAAMIVGMVPMAIGGAGEEQNAALARAVIGGLLFATPTTLLIVPYLFAMLRKGNDGKPHHGVFEEVQQ
- the fdhA gene encoding formaldehyde dehydrogenase, glutathione-independent, translating into MASNSNRGVVYIKPGSVEVQNIDFPSFRNPAGKAIDHGVILRVVTTNICGSDQHMVRGRTTAPAGMVLGHEITGEVIEKGRDVEYLKVGDLVSVPFNVACGRCRTCREGDTGVCLHVNSDRAGGAFGYVDMGGWIGGQAEYVMVPYADFNLLKFPDKAHAMEKIRDLTCLSDILPTGFHGAVTAKVGVGSTVYVAGAGPVGLAAAASARILGAAAVLIGDMNQERLAHARSVGFEPVDLTRHDRLGELVADVLGVPEVDCAIDCVGFEAKAQGATGQLIEAPAVVLNSLMEITRAAGAIGIPGLYVTDDPGAKDQAAKQGNLSLRFGLGWAKSHSLHTGQTPVLKYNRQLMQAILWDRLPIAKIVNVKVIDLEQAPEGYKSFDAGIASKFVIDPHGQLAKAA
- a CDS encoding DUF1614 domain-containing protein, which codes for MDGPQVHYLPLTPGFFSILVVLALMLVILIQLRILRYAYMRLGIGPGVTLILLFGSLIGSYFNLPITVLPGPPVRSGQIVNFFGMRYVVPFVVSPSTILAVNVGGAVIPTLMSAYLVLRYRLWPRAAIAVAAIAFIVHSMATPVAGIGIAVPVFVPVVATAILALVLSREYAAPLAYIGGSMGTLIGADILNLDKIGSLGAPIASIGGAGTFDGIFLTGILAVLLAGLASPSRLWPAS
- a CDS encoding DUF305 domain-containing protein; amino-acid sequence: MRKRIISLATTASVAATSFALADDPAKRDHLGRPMPIQYVADWANHSEEQPFLSENVAAMNRMMADMTVKPTGDVDRDFVAMMVPHHQGAVDMAKAELKYGHNAQLRQLAQEIVAAQQKEIKAMRNAVGERLSSGRQSTEQPGVQLSPQPSPMGGSAVPGGMKMSQ
- a CDS encoding nuclear transport factor 2 family protein, whose translation is MNRKARWMTDSEIATNLQRLPEAPINSHDELLLWHVLHRLEVTYWYDVDVNEGRTAHEFFTPDAVKIVGHNRFEGREQIRAFYEWRARQSGPEAVRQLGISGLRAVRHLVSNLYVASSSERCATVRGIVTFYGGASKHQSNPPMVADFINECVLNNDDVWQFKSHTLRPVFMSKVTPQEMLIDPNFLKHT
- a CDS encoding Dps family protein yields the protein MLDRASLKTPETLSEKAAHDVSQALLPLLADVFVLYLKTKNFHWHMSGPHFRDYHLMLDDQGQQILSMTDAIAERARKLGGGTLRSIGQISRFQRIVDNDAEYVKPFDMIVELREDNKTLTRNMREVHSLCDEAGDVATASLLENWIDEAEGRAWFLFECGRHA
- a CDS encoding MFS transporter — protein: MSAETISANEPVALDGLAVDRRRWAAAAIFTALAMASLDTAIANIALPAVAADLHAGPADVIWVVNVYQIAMVATLLPLAAFGEVIGHHRIYLGGLLLFTLASVLCACAWSLPSLLTARTLQGLGAGGIMSVNTALVRFVYPGRLQGRGFGYNALVVATAFTIGPTIASGILAIGPWTWLFAVNIPFGVVAILVGLKTLPRTPRAAYAFDFAGALMAAGCLGLFILGIGSAAHHERAGLISIELASAVLLGWALISRQAESPAPVLPIDLFRRPIFALSTATAICSFAVQGLAFVSLPFYFEDILGRSQVETGFFMTPWPLVVAIMAPIAGRLSDRHPAGILGGLGLALLSLGMVLLAMLPQNPHVMDIAWRMAICGCGFGFFQAPNMKALMSSAPADRAGSASGTVATARLMGQTIGAALAALCFGLVGREGATFALALGAVFAVVGCGMSVLRLAAKPQSGG